The window GTTACGCCAGCACTACCGCAATCCCAAGCCAGCCAATCGGCCGGCGAGTCGGATTTGCGGTCGTGCGGTTCCCATGTGCGAGTCGTGGCTTCGCGCACAAAACGGTTTCTACTCGTCGGAACCCAAATCGCGAAAAAAGCGCCCTCAGCCGAGGACGTACCGGAGTCGCGGGAACCGCTCGATAAGCGGCATGCCGCCGACTTCGACCTGTTCGAGGTAGCGGTCGACGCCGAGGATGCGGCCCGCGGCGAAGGCCCCGATGGCGAGGAAGACGACCATGTAGACCAGCGTCGAGTCGAACAGCGCCAGCCAGTCGCCGGCCCAGCCGCCGAGGTAGAACGCCGTCATCTGCATGGCGCCACCGAGGGCCGCGAGTCGGACGAACGCGCCGACGATGAGCGCCGTACCGATGAGGAGTTGCGTCATCGGGATGATGACGTTGACCGCCTCCATAACCGCCGGGGTAGCGGCCATCGAAGCGTAGAGCCCGCTAACCGGGCTCGCGGCGTCGACCCCGTGGACGAGGTAGCCGCTCGCGTCGAACGGCCACTCACTGACCTTGCCGAGGCCCGCGAAGAGGATCATACCGCCCATTACCAGCCGCAGAGCGACGACGAACCACGCGCTGAGGGCGTGGGGGTCGCCGGTGAGGGTCAGCCCACCGTAGCGGCTTTCGAGCCGGTTTCGGGTTGTAGTTGACATCTGTTTCACCTTACAGTTGAATATGGGAGTGCAACGACCATATATACCGAACCGGCGTCCCACCCGGTGGGATTCAGCAGACATCGACCCGTGACGGAACGCCTAAACGCGGCCGCCGAGAACGACGGCCCGTGAGCGTCGCCGAGGAACGCATCGAGCGGTTACACGAGTTGGCACGCGAGGCCGCCCGCGAGGGTAACGACGACCTCGCGCGCCGCTACGTGCGCCGGGCCCAGCGGGTCGCCGAGCGGAACCGCCTGTCGCTGCCGAAGCGGTTCAAGCGGTTTACCTGCGATGGGTGTGACGCCTACCTGATTCCGGGGCGAAACGCACGGGTGCGAACGCAGGACGGCCACGTCGTCGTCACCTGTGATTGCGGCGAGCAGGCGCGATTCCCCTACTAGACGGCCGTGTCTGCTACTCTTTTAAGAGAGGAAACCGAACGGCGGTATATGTCGGACAACGACCTGCGACAGCGGGCCCACGACCTGGACGTGACCGTCTGGGTGGGCAAATCCGGTCTCGACCCGGTCGTCGATGAATTAGCAGATCAACTGGAAGACCGAGAGCTCGTCAAAGTGAAATTCCTCCGGGCCGCCCGCGGCGGCACGAACACCGAGGAGTTAGCCGAGGAACTGGCAAACCGCGTCAACGCTGAGGTGTTCGACACCCGTGGCCACACGGCGGTGATTCGTCGATGATGCCGCTGCAGGCAGCCCCCGAGGCCGCCACCAGTTTCGTCGGGCAGTTCCTCAACGACTACTTCGGGCTTGATCCGACCATCGCCGACCCCATCGGCTACGCCGTGCAGGGCATCATCGCCTTCGTCATCCTGTATATCATCGGGAGGGGCTTCATCATGCCCGTCGTCGACCGAGCGCTAGACCGGCGGGGACTCGACAGACACGCCAAGAAGCCGATTACCAAGGTCTCCTTCTTCATCGTCGTCTTCATCGCCATCGCCATCGCCTTCAGTGCGGCCGGGCGGGGCAACATCCTGACCTCGCTTGCGACCATCGCCGCCGCCGCGACGCTGGCGGTCGGGTTCGCGATGCAGGACGTCCTCAAGAACTTCGTCGCCGGCATTTTCATCTTCACCGAGAAGCCGTTCCGTATCGGCGACTGGATCGAGTTCGAGGACCAGT of the Natronomonas halophila genome contains:
- a CDS encoding YhbY family RNA-binding protein; the protein is MSDNDLRQRAHDLDVTVWVGKSGLDPVVDELADQLEDRELVKVKFLRAARGGTNTEELAEELANRVNAEVFDTRGHTAVIRR
- a CDS encoding DoxX family membrane protein, which codes for MSTTTRNRLESRYGGLTLTGDPHALSAWFVVALRLVMGGMILFAGLGKVSEWPFDASGYLVHGVDAASPVSGLYASMAATPAVMEAVNVIIPMTQLLIGTALIVGAFVRLAALGGAMQMTAFYLGGWAGDWLALFDSTLVYMVVFLAIGAFAAGRILGVDRYLEQVEVGGMPLIERFPRLRYVLG
- a CDS encoding ribonuclease P protein component 4, which codes for MSVAEERIERLHELAREAAREGNDDLARRYVRRAQRVAERNRLSLPKRFKRFTCDGCDAYLIPGRNARVRTQDGHVVVTCDCGEQARFPY